The Chryseolinea soli genome contains a region encoding:
- a CDS encoding HupE/UreJ family protein, which produces MGQIKLPAAVISKCILTGAMFVLGLNAVAHPMPNSVVSLSVLEKWISGEVKIPLLELESAIGRKAGELDTDFFREYFESHIQAVSGKRTWHTEIESLSTITDTSPFVGEYQEVVVHFKLTPPDARLLRHFTFEYDAVIHQVITHRALVFVQYDWNNGLQDQSDSEPLGVIGLDVPSGKIFPLEVHLEEGSWINGVKGMFLLGMKHIREGLDHILFLLTLLLIAPLTIEDRKWSGYQGFRYTLERFLKISLAFTLGHSITLLAGSLNLVDFRVQYVEVLIAVSILVSAVNCVKPVFFKKEVFIAGGFGLIHGLAFSISLSHLELGLGSKLLSIVGFNLGIEAMQLIIMACFLPMLLMSKWKAYPAVRTAFAVFTIILSTAWIVERIATKENFITAHFNKLL; this is translated from the coding sequence ATGGGTCAAATAAAACTTCCTGCGGCTGTCATTTCCAAGTGTATTTTAACCGGAGCCATGTTTGTGCTTGGTTTGAACGCGGTGGCGCATCCGATGCCCAATTCCGTGGTAAGCCTTTCGGTGTTGGAGAAATGGATCAGCGGCGAAGTAAAAATTCCGCTGCTTGAACTGGAAAGCGCCATCGGTCGAAAAGCCGGCGAGTTGGATACCGATTTTTTCCGCGAATATTTTGAAAGTCATATCCAGGCCGTATCGGGCAAGCGCACCTGGCATACTGAAATTGAAAGTTTATCGACCATAACGGACACCAGCCCTTTTGTTGGCGAGTATCAGGAAGTTGTCGTTCATTTTAAACTGACCCCGCCGGATGCCCGTCTGCTGCGGCATTTTACTTTCGAATACGATGCCGTGATTCACCAGGTGATTACGCATCGCGCATTGGTATTTGTGCAGTACGATTGGAACAATGGCCTTCAGGACCAGTCTGATTCCGAGCCCCTTGGTGTGATCGGATTGGACGTGCCCAGCGGAAAGATCTTTCCGCTGGAAGTGCATCTCGAAGAGGGAAGTTGGATCAACGGTGTGAAGGGAATGTTTTTGTTGGGCATGAAACATATCCGGGAAGGACTCGACCATATCTTGTTCCTGTTAACCCTTTTGCTCATCGCGCCTTTGACCATCGAGGATAGAAAATGGTCCGGGTATCAGGGATTCCGGTACACGCTCGAGCGCTTTTTAAAGATCAGCTTGGCCTTTACCTTAGGTCATTCGATCACACTGCTGGCAGGAAGTCTAAACCTGGTCGATTTTCGTGTGCAGTATGTAGAAGTGCTGATTGCTGTTTCGATTCTTGTTTCGGCGGTGAACTGCGTCAAGCCCGTCTTTTTTAAAAAAGAGGTATTTATTGCCGGCGGATTTGGATTGATCCACGGGCTGGCCTTTTCGATTTCGTTGTCACACCTTGAGCTCGGTCTGGGCAGCAAGCTTCTGAGCATTGTGGGTTTCAATCTTGGGATCGAAGCCATGCAGCTCATCATCATGGCGTGCTTTCTCCCGATGCTCCTGATGAGCAAATGGAAAGCTTACCCTGCGGTGAGAACTGCTTTCGCCGTGTTCACCATCATCCTTTCCACGGCATGGATCGTAGAACGGATCGCGACAAAGGAAAATTTTATCACCGCCCACTTCAACAAGCTGTTGTGA
- a CDS encoding dienelactone hydrolase family protein: MHTLKKEDIKQEVFDLYDDYAHNRIDRRQFGEKLTTYAVGGVTVAALMSFLMPDYQGGIQIQPNDPRLKSEYINYPSPKGAGTIKALLSKPVDAKKKLGGIVVVHENRGLNPHIEDVCRRAALAGFIAIAPDMLTPLGGYPGTDDQGRELQSKRNRDEMLEDFIAAYDYLKANKDCNGKVGVVGFCFGGWIANMMAVRIPGLAAAVPFYGGQPAAEDVPKINAPLLIHYGELDTRVNEGWPAYEAALKANKKEYTEYMYPAANHGFHNDTTPRYDKAAAELAWKRTVDFFSQKLK; this comes from the coding sequence ATGCATACCCTCAAAAAAGAAGACATCAAACAAGAGGTATTTGACCTTTATGACGACTATGCTCACAACCGCATCGACAGACGGCAATTTGGCGAAAAGCTGACCACCTATGCCGTAGGCGGCGTTACCGTGGCCGCGCTGATGAGTTTTCTCATGCCGGACTATCAAGGTGGCATTCAAATCCAACCGAACGACCCCAGATTAAAATCAGAATACATCAACTATCCTTCGCCCAAGGGTGCGGGAACGATCAAGGCCTTGTTGTCGAAACCTGTTGATGCAAAAAAGAAACTCGGAGGCATCGTGGTCGTGCACGAAAACAGGGGACTGAATCCTCACATTGAAGACGTTTGCCGGCGGGCAGCCCTGGCCGGCTTCATTGCCATCGCACCCGATATGCTCACGCCGCTGGGCGGCTATCCCGGAACCGACGATCAGGGACGCGAGCTTCAAAGCAAGCGCAACCGGGACGAGATGCTGGAAGATTTTATCGCAGCCTATGACTACCTGAAAGCCAACAAAGATTGCAATGGCAAAGTTGGGGTAGTTGGTTTTTGCTTTGGCGGCTGGATCGCCAACATGATGGCCGTCCGGATCCCCGGCCTGGCGGCAGCCGTTCCGTTTTATGGAGGGCAACCTGCTGCCGAAGATGTTCCGAAGATCAACGCGCCGCTCCTCATACACTATGGCGAGCTCGACACGCGTGTCAATGAAGGCTGGCCGGCCTATGAAGCGGCGCTCAAAGCGAACAAGAAAGAATATACCGAGTATATGTATCCCGCCGCCAATCACGGGTTTCACAACGACACCACTCCGCGCTATGACAAAGCGGCCGCTGAACTGGCGTGGAAACGGACGGTTGATTTTTTCAGTCAAAAACTGAAATAG
- a CDS encoding transglutaminase domain-containing protein, protein MKATLTFCIVVIFSVPLHAQRTDFACTDFRNADHLAAAYPKHPLNDLKSLADKLTRSLPTEEEKFRAIYVWVANNIEYDYSLFLKNKQKRESLKKPEDLAAWNKGFCLRVFKNLLEKQKTVCSGYAYLVRELATHARLACVIIDGYGRNTQSNVGGTGIANHSWNAVRLHNKWYLSDVTWSSGAYDTEQSRYVQKFDVSYFLADPSSFVQNHYPLDPTWMLLTHKPTLDQFLNGPLIYSGALLHEIHEMFPKTLNLVAAKGETVSFQFVKSGDEIIESVQLSVEGPNAKQTFDAHFQAKPGGRYCVDHTFPARGTQTVHFLLNERYVFTYVVNVR, encoded by the coding sequence ATGAAGGCCACGCTAACGTTTTGTATCGTTGTAATCTTTTCGGTGCCCCTGCATGCACAGCGAACCGATTTCGCGTGCACTGACTTTAGAAACGCCGACCATCTCGCAGCAGCATATCCCAAGCACCCTTTAAACGATCTAAAAAGTCTGGCCGACAAATTGACCCGGTCGTTGCCAACGGAAGAGGAAAAGTTCAGGGCTATCTACGTTTGGGTAGCGAACAACATCGAGTATGACTACTCGCTTTTTCTAAAGAATAAACAAAAAAGAGAAAGCCTGAAAAAACCGGAAGATCTCGCAGCATGGAACAAAGGATTCTGTTTGCGCGTATTCAAAAATCTGCTTGAAAAGCAAAAGACGGTGTGCTCGGGTTATGCCTACCTGGTCCGGGAGCTGGCTACGCACGCCCGCCTGGCGTGCGTGATCATTGACGGCTATGGGCGAAACACGCAGTCCAATGTAGGTGGAACCGGCATCGCCAACCATTCGTGGAATGCGGTCCGGCTTCACAACAAATGGTATCTGTCCGACGTCACGTGGTCGAGTGGAGCATATGACACGGAGCAATCCAGGTATGTGCAGAAGTTTGATGTGTCCTATTTTTTAGCCGACCCTTCCTCGTTTGTTCAAAACCATTACCCATTGGATCCCACCTGGATGCTCCTGACGCACAAGCCCACGTTGGACCAATTCTTAAATGGGCCGCTCATCTATAGTGGCGCATTGTTACACGAAATCCACGAGATGTTCCCGAAAACGCTCAACCTCGTCGCAGCAAAAGGAGAAACTGTCTCCTTTCAGTTTGTCAAGAGCGGCGATGAGATCATTGAAAGTGTGCAGTTGTCCGTTGAAGGCCCGAACGCGAAGCAAACTTTCGATGCCCATTTTCAAGCAAAACCCGGCGGTCGTTATTGCGTTGACCACACCTTCCCTGCGAGAGGAACACAGACCGTTCATTTTCTTTTGAACGAACGCTACGTTTTTACCTATGTTGTAAACGTTCGGTAG
- a CDS encoding carboxypeptidase-like regulatory domain-containing protein, with protein sequence MKQNISLSISSPCSEKWDAFTPASGGKFCGSCQKTVIDFTKMGDAEIIDFFRARPTHTCGRFRPDQLKAYSNTAVVKINPGLTLFRAGLVSLLLVVMSKPTSAQIPSARTNTEVVQHPEATASERAAIKEKQVIRGVVKSDEDHSPLPGVNVYLKGSMEHTFTDADGRFEFPRKLKEGDVLIFNFIGLEPQERVIQRLTDPLEVSMPPAYLALMGAVAVDQTYKAKPSGVRRLWEAIKAIF encoded by the coding sequence ATGAAACAAAATATCTCACTCTCCATCTCCTCGCCTTGTTCCGAAAAATGGGATGCCTTTACGCCCGCATCCGGTGGCAAATTTTGTGGTTCCTGTCAAAAAACGGTTATCGACTTTACCAAAATGGGCGACGCTGAAATCATTGATTTTTTTCGCGCCAGGCCAACCCACACCTGCGGACGTTTTCGCCCGGATCAATTAAAAGCTTATTCAAACACGGCCGTTGTAAAAATCAATCCGGGGCTGACGTTGTTCAGGGCCGGCCTTGTGAGCTTGCTGCTGGTTGTGATGAGCAAACCCACTTCGGCACAAATCCCCAGTGCCAGAACCAACACGGAAGTGGTTCAGCATCCGGAAGCGACGGCATCAGAACGTGCGGCGATCAAAGAGAAGCAAGTCATCCGCGGGGTTGTTAAATCCGATGAGGACCATTCGCCACTTCCCGGGGTTAATGTTTACCTGAAAGGCTCCATGGAACACACCTTCACGGATGCAGACGGTCGATTTGAATTTCCCCGGAAGCTCAAAGAAGGCGATGTACTGATATTTAATTTTATCGGCCTTGAACCTCAGGAGCGTGTCATCCAGAGATTAACTGACCCACTCGAAGTGTCGATGCCCCCTGCCTACCTGGCATTGATGGGCGCCGTAGCCGTCGACCAAACCTACAAGGCCAAACCATCGGGTGTTCGCAGATTATGGGAAGCCATCAAAGCCATATTCTGA
- a CDS encoding DUF1778 domain-containing protein, which yields MATETARLDVRLAKNQKELFEEAVDLGGYSTLTQFILDAAMEKAESIIEEHKNWLTSERDRETFFAILASPPKANASLKAAVRKYEAALQEPEKTTKASTRKVKSNAVKKKNIGSR from the coding sequence ATGGCAACTGAAACAGCCCGATTGGATGTTCGATTGGCCAAAAACCAAAAAGAATTGTTCGAAGAAGCGGTTGATTTGGGTGGTTATTCTACCCTGACTCAATTTATTTTGGATGCCGCTATGGAGAAGGCGGAATCCATTATCGAAGAGCACAAGAATTGGTTAACCTCTGAACGTGATCGTGAAACGTTCTTCGCCATCTTGGCATCGCCGCCCAAAGCCAATGCTAGTCTGAAAGCCGCCGTTAGAAAATATGAGGCCGCACTTCAGGAACCTGAGAAGACCACTAAGGCTTCCACCCGGAAAGTAAAATCCAATGCAGTTAAGAAAAAAAACATTGGAAGCCGTTAG
- a CDS encoding GNAT family N-acetyltransferase, translating into MQLRKKTLEAVRLNSAHKKKEFSCGEKALDDYLKTQAGQDQKRNVAVCFVLAEDDGTIKGYYTLASDNINRENIPEARRKAMPYKNLPVVLLGRLARDQRYKGTDIGHWLLVDALKQTMTISKTIGIMAVVVDPLHEKAAAFYEKFGFVKLRDTNRMFMAMETIRDAFKGDDKGEREKQ; encoded by the coding sequence ATGCAGTTAAGAAAAAAAACATTGGAAGCCGTTAGATTAAACTCCGCGCACAAAAAGAAGGAATTCTCATGCGGTGAAAAGGCACTTGACGATTATTTAAAAACGCAGGCGGGACAAGATCAGAAAAGAAACGTCGCCGTTTGCTTTGTGCTGGCGGAAGACGATGGAACAATCAAAGGGTATTATACGCTCGCCAGCGACAACATTAACAGAGAAAATATTCCTGAGGCTCGTCGTAAAGCTATGCCTTATAAAAACCTTCCCGTTGTCCTGTTAGGAAGGTTAGCACGCGATCAGCGATACAAAGGTACTGACATTGGCCATTGGTTGTTGGTCGACGCCTTGAAACAAACTATGACGATCTCGAAAACCATTGGCATAATGGCAGTTGTTGTTGATCCCCTCCATGAGAAGGCCGCTGCTTTTTATGAAAAGTTCGGTTTTGTGAAATTGCGCGATACAAACAGAATGTTCATGGCAATGGAAACCATTCGGGATGCCTTCAAAGGGGACGATAAAGGCGAAAGAGAAAAGCAATAA
- the thiM gene encoding hydroxyethylthiazole kinase has protein sequence MQEQLWKSIVLVRDKSPLVQSITNYVVMNSTANALLAVGASPIMAHAHEEMKDMVSIVGALVINMGTLDDYWVKSMHLAIAQANALHIPWVLDPVGAGATPYRNEVLEGLLQLRPTIIRGNASEILALASKHTTPTKGVDSTHRSTEAVDAALTLNQHFGSVVCISGATDIIVNKDSMVKLSNGHPMMARVTGMGCTATALTGAFVAVHPGDPMKATVAAMALMGVAGELAVRRSTGPGSLQVNFLDSLYTIRETEFAERLKVSA, from the coding sequence ATGCAGGAGCAACTGTGGAAGAGTATTGTATTGGTGCGGGACAAATCACCCCTCGTGCAAAGTATTACCAACTATGTCGTGATGAATAGCACCGCCAACGCGCTCTTGGCGGTCGGCGCCTCGCCCATCATGGCCCATGCCCACGAAGAGATGAAGGACATGGTGTCGATTGTTGGCGCATTAGTGATCAACATGGGCACGCTCGATGACTATTGGGTGAAGAGCATGCACCTGGCCATCGCCCAGGCCAACGCATTGCACATTCCGTGGGTACTTGACCCGGTAGGTGCCGGTGCCACGCCCTACAGAAATGAAGTGCTGGAAGGATTACTACAACTACGCCCAACGATCATACGTGGCAATGCCTCCGAGATCCTGGCCTTGGCCAGCAAGCATACCACTCCGACAAAAGGCGTCGACAGCACCCACCGGAGTACGGAAGCCGTTGATGCGGCGTTGACGTTGAACCAGCATTTTGGAAGTGTGGTCTGTATCTCCGGGGCTACAGACATCATTGTAAACAAAGACAGCATGGTAAAACTTTCAAACGGCCACCCGATGATGGCGCGTGTCACCGGCATGGGATGCACAGCCACGGCACTGACAGGTGCATTTGTTGCTGTCCACCCTGGCGACCCGATGAAAGCCACGGTGGCTGCTATGGCGCTGATGGGTGTGGCAGGTGAACTTGCCGTACGGCGATCGACCGGACCCGGAAGTCTGCAAGTGAATTTTCTCGATAGCCTGTACACCATACGGGAGACCGAGTTCGCGGAGCGGTTGAAAGTAAGTGCGTGA
- the thiE gene encoding thiamine phosphate synthase, giving the protein MHHREFPYRLYLVTDEKACLGRDLIKVTEAAVKGGIDLVQIREKDLNQKAFLEKAWRLKEMLDRYQVPLIVNDNLSVAQACFAAGIHVGNSDLSPVEIRKEWPARCIVGYSIEDESQVTSVAASHADYLGISPVFSTPTKTDTVTEWGLDGIRKIRSLCTKPLVAIGGIKSENAFAVMTAGADCLAVVSAICSASDPARAAETIRMEIEKALK; this is encoded by the coding sequence ATGCATCATCGGGAATTTCCATATCGTTTGTATCTGGTGACCGACGAAAAGGCTTGCCTGGGAAGAGACCTGATCAAGGTCACCGAAGCTGCTGTAAAGGGAGGTATCGACCTGGTGCAGATACGCGAGAAAGACCTGAACCAAAAAGCGTTTTTAGAAAAAGCATGGCGGTTAAAAGAAATGCTGGATCGTTACCAGGTGCCCCTCATTGTAAACGACAACCTGAGTGTGGCCCAAGCATGTTTTGCGGCCGGCATCCACGTGGGTAACTCGGATCTGTCGCCCGTGGAGATCCGAAAGGAGTGGCCTGCGCGTTGCATCGTCGGTTATTCCATTGAGGACGAATCACAGGTGACCAGTGTTGCGGCAAGCCATGCCGACTACCTGGGCATCAGCCCCGTGTTCTCGACGCCAACCAAAACCGACACCGTAACCGAATGGGGACTGGACGGTATTCGCAAAATCAGATCGCTTTGCACAAAACCGTTGGTGGCCATCGGGGGGATAAAAAGTGAAAATGCATTTGCCGTCATGACCGCCGGTGCCGATTGCCTGGCGGTAGTCTCTGCGATCTGCTCGGCTTCCGATCCGGCGCGGGCCGCTGAAACGATTCGAATGGAAATAGAAAAAGCATTAAAGTAA
- the thiD gene encoding bifunctional hydroxymethylpyrimidine kinase/phosphomethylpyrimidine kinase: protein MVRYHSVLTIAGSDSGGGAGIQADIKTFSALGCFGTSAITAITVQNTRGVFGIHSIPPAIVHDQIKVVMDDIRPAAIKIGMVHTADLAVAIASAIREYAVPVILDPVMVATSGDKLIEDNTIETLQKELFPLSGLVTPNVHEAQLLAGMPIKNKEDMRRAAREIIKTGCRAVLIKGAHLKGDHLFDVYVDTNGREEIFESGYIDTDNTHGTGCTLSSAIAAYSARGIEMVEAIRKATLYVHQAIEAGRNVQTGGGHGPLNHFFNPQKMITHDLV, encoded by the coding sequence ATGGTACGTTATCACAGTGTGTTGACCATTGCCGGTTCCGATAGCGGTGGTGGCGCGGGAATACAAGCGGACATAAAGACCTTTTCGGCATTGGGATGCTTTGGCACATCGGCGATCACGGCCATCACCGTTCAGAATACCCGTGGCGTATTTGGCATACATAGCATACCACCGGCCATTGTTCACGATCAGATAAAAGTAGTGATGGACGATATTCGCCCCGCGGCGATAAAGATCGGAATGGTGCATACCGCCGACCTGGCGGTGGCGATTGCCTCGGCCATCAGGGAATATGCCGTGCCCGTGATCCTTGATCCGGTGATGGTGGCCACCAGTGGCGATAAACTGATCGAGGACAACACGATAGAGACACTACAGAAAGAACTCTTCCCCTTGTCCGGTCTGGTAACGCCCAATGTGCATGAAGCCCAACTGCTCGCGGGCATGCCCATAAAAAATAAGGAAGACATGAGACGGGCTGCGCGTGAAATCATCAAGACAGGTTGTCGCGCCGTGTTGATCAAAGGCGCCCACCTCAAGGGCGATCACCTGTTCGATGTATATGTGGACACAAACGGAAGAGAAGAGATTTTTGAATCGGGCTATATCGACACCGATAACACACACGGAACAGGATGCACACTCTCTTCCGCCATCGCCGCCTACAGCGCGAGAGGCATCGAAATGGTGGAAGCCATCAGGAAAGCCACGTTGTATGTGCACCAAGCCATCGAAGCCGGAAGAAACGTACAGACCGGTGGGGGACATGGCCCGCTCAATCACTTTTTCAATCCTCAAAAAATGATCACCCATGACCTGGTGTAA
- the tenA gene encoding thiaminase II: MTWCKSAWQKAQPIYDQIVIMPFIKGMIDGTLDQSKFNFYIAQDARYLENFGRALALIAARAHRKDHVLDFIRFAEGAIVVESALHAGYLSGQDGAKKIEVSPACHHYNSYLISTAAIAPVEIAMAAVLPCFWVYKEVGDYIFEHQNKNGNPYQAWINTYSGTDFGIVVNKAILICDEIAATCTPRQRDAMTEAFLTGCQLEWMFWDSAWRLEKWPVMA; this comes from the coding sequence ATGACCTGGTGTAAATCAGCCTGGCAAAAGGCACAACCCATCTATGACCAAATCGTCATCATGCCCTTTATCAAAGGAATGATCGATGGCACGTTGGATCAAAGCAAGTTCAATTTTTATATCGCGCAGGATGCCCGGTATCTTGAGAATTTTGGAAGGGCACTGGCCCTGATCGCGGCGCGTGCTCATCGCAAAGATCATGTGCTCGATTTTATCCGGTTTGCCGAAGGCGCCATCGTTGTGGAGAGCGCTTTGCATGCGGGCTATTTGAGCGGACAGGATGGAGCAAAAAAAATCGAAGTGTCGCCGGCATGCCATCACTACAACAGTTATCTGATCAGCACCGCCGCCATTGCACCGGTAGAGATCGCGATGGCCGCGGTGTTGCCCTGCTTCTGGGTCTATAAAGAAGTTGGTGATTACATATTTGAGCATCAAAATAAAAATGGCAATCCCTATCAGGCGTGGATCAACACGTATTCGGGAACAGATTTTGGAATCGTTGTCAACAAGGCGATCCTGATTTGCGATGAGATTGCTGCCACCTGCACGCCTCGGCAAAGAGACGCCATGACGGAAGCTTTTCTCACCGGCTGCCAACTAGAATGGATGTTTTGGGACAGCGCCTGGCGTTTGGAAAAATGGCCTGTGATGGCGTAG
- a CDS encoding DUF3303 domain-containing protein — protein sequence MLYMIIERFHPHQLRTLYQRFDEKGRMLPEGVRYINSWIDENVTVCYQVMESESIEKLQEWVGRWNDLADFEIIPLITSAQAKEKVLGGNKFLLRHHRPFFQTPGAVPKHPF from the coding sequence ATGCTGTACATGATCATCGAGCGATTTCACCCGCATCAACTGCGCACGTTGTACCAACGATTTGATGAGAAAGGACGTATGCTCCCGGAAGGCGTGCGGTATATCAACAGTTGGATCGATGAAAACGTCACCGTTTGTTACCAGGTCATGGAAAGCGAATCCATTGAAAAACTCCAGGAGTGGGTTGGCCGGTGGAACGACCTGGCCGATTTTGAGATCATTCCCTTGATCACCTCCGCGCAGGCGAAAGAAAAAGTATTGGGTGGAAATAAGTTTCTTCTACGCCATCACAGGCCATTTTTCCAAACGCCAGGCGCTGTCCCAAAACATCCATTCTAG
- a CDS encoding LytR/AlgR family response regulator transcription factor yields the protein MKEDRSARNPYRPDVTLFLVLIPFISAFNYYLTYSNIRLRWFLVITFVLDTVQGYIAWWAVRKLIFYLDRKLPFHQGLLKRIVVQLVTTIVLGLAILIALTELSSWIARGKPAALNFYTTDLFIISIWFFVINGIYIGFYFYNQWKTLEAERHEEKRERTDGLVVKQGKQDIKLIFETVAGFSVEGEYVVVFQLTGKKFFVDQSLDKLEKTLPSVFFRLNRQYILHRQVIQGFRRAENGKLDVLIAASEQLPAEITVSRTKASAFKSWFQPE from the coding sequence ATGAAGGAAGACCGTTCTGCCCGAAATCCGTATCGTCCCGATGTGACGTTGTTCCTGGTGCTGATACCCTTTATCAGTGCCTTCAACTACTATCTCACCTATTCCAACATTCGCCTGCGCTGGTTCCTGGTCATCACCTTCGTGCTCGACACCGTGCAGGGATACATCGCCTGGTGGGCCGTCCGTAAACTTATTTTCTACCTGGACCGAAAGCTGCCCTTCCACCAAGGCCTGCTCAAACGCATCGTGGTTCAATTGGTCACGACGATTGTGCTTGGCCTGGCCATCCTCATCGCGCTGACTGAGCTCTCCAGTTGGATTGCCCGGGGCAAACCCGCCGCCCTGAATTTCTACACCACCGATCTGTTCATCATCAGCATCTGGTTTTTTGTGATCAATGGCATTTACATCGGTTTCTATTTTTATAATCAATGGAAAACCCTGGAAGCGGAGCGGCACGAAGAAAAAAGAGAGCGCACCGACGGCCTGGTGGTGAAGCAGGGCAAGCAGGATATAAAATTGATCTTCGAAACCGTGGCCGGCTTTTCGGTGGAAGGGGAGTACGTGGTGGTGTTTCAGCTGACCGGCAAAAAGTTTTTTGTAGACCAGTCGCTCGACAAACTGGAGAAGACCCTGCCCTCGGTTTTCTTCCGGCTCAACCGCCAATACATTCTGCACCGGCAGGTGATCCAGGGATTCCGGCGTGCCGAAAACGGTAAGCTGGACGTGCTCATCGCCGCGAGCGAACAGCTGCCTGCCGAGATCACCGTGAGCCGCACCAAGGCCAGCGCATTTAAGAGCTGGTTTCAGCCGGAATGA
- a CDS encoding serine hydrolase domain-containing protein, producing the protein MKRIIPYMLVIAGFAAGCSPYVGDLATKSCSEATQASASSTRESALQILGDLTRQGVPGAVLSIQTPEASWSVAQGLAKVEDKTPMALCHLQYLQSISKTYLAVCLLKLYEENKLDLDAPMTKYLPEKYSRYIDKPSTITIRMLMNHTSGIPEYNSVPAYITQLLQHPDRDFTAEDYLKYIDGKPLDFAPASKYSYRNTNYVVLALIVDAITGDHARYMQEVIFTPLGLANTFYRNDAHYLDYPQLVNTYWDRYSDGLLENVSVLQRNNVRALIGDDGVVTTPEEALAFLKGLMQGKLLKPSTLDLMKSWANDSKGNPTYGLGLDYGKFDGHTGYGHSGGGLGAGCQLYYFPEKDTYMFVAINLGTVTESPLHKQTTAALEKLYKLLLD; encoded by the coding sequence ATGAAACGCATCATCCCTTACATGCTCGTCATCGCGGGATTCGCCGCGGGTTGTTCGCCCTATGTCGGCGATCTGGCAACAAAATCCTGCAGCGAAGCAACCCAGGCCAGCGCCTCGTCCACACGGGAGAGCGCGCTCCAAATTTTGGGCGATCTCACCCGGCAAGGTGTACCCGGCGCGGTGTTGAGCATACAAACACCGGAGGCTTCGTGGAGTGTGGCGCAGGGGTTGGCCAAGGTGGAAGACAAAACCCCGATGGCATTGTGCCACCTGCAATACCTGCAAAGCATTTCGAAGACTTACCTGGCCGTGTGCCTCCTGAAGTTGTATGAAGAAAACAAGCTCGATCTCGATGCGCCCATGACCAAATACCTTCCCGAAAAGTACAGCCGTTACATCGACAAGCCTTCGACCATCACCATTCGCATGTTGATGAATCATACTTCGGGCATTCCGGAATACAATTCCGTTCCCGCCTACATCACTCAGTTGCTGCAGCATCCCGACCGCGATTTTACCGCTGAAGACTATCTGAAATACATCGACGGCAAACCGCTGGATTTTGCACCTGCCAGCAAGTATTCCTATCGCAACACCAACTACGTGGTGCTGGCCCTCATTGTCGATGCCATCACCGGCGATCATGCGCGGTATATGCAGGAGGTAATCTTCACCCCGCTGGGCCTGGCCAACACCTTCTACCGAAACGACGCCCATTATCTCGACTACCCACAACTGGTCAACACGTATTGGGATCGCTACAGCGACGGCTTGCTCGAAAATGTTTCTGTCTTGCAGCGCAACAACGTGCGCGCTTTGATTGGCGACGATGGCGTGGTGACTACGCCGGAAGAAGCGCTGGCCTTTTTAAAAGGACTGATGCAGGGCAAACTTCTCAAGCCCTCCACGCTCGACCTCATGAAGTCGTGGGCCAACGACAGCAAAGGCAATCCCACCTACGGCCTTGGGCTGGACTATGGCAAATTTGATGGCCACACCGGCTATGGTCATAGTGGCGGAGGACTTGGCGCCGGTTGCCAATTGTATTACTTTCCGGAAAAAGACACCTATATGTTTGTGGCCATAAACCTGGGCACGGTAACGGAGAGTCCCTTGCACAAACAAACTACCGCTGCGCTCGAGAAATTGTATAAGCTGCTGTTGGATTGA